Within Cellulophaga sp. L1A9, the genomic segment GTAGTGTTTACCAAATACACTTGCTTTTAGCTGGTCATCAAGGGCAGTTAATTCATACGTTAAAGAGAAGATGTTTTTATGTAAATCTCTTGTTCCTATAAAGGTGTTTTCTAAAACAGATTGTAGGGCATCACTGTCTTCCCTGTCTATACCGCTATACACATGATTCAATAAGACTTTGTGATGGTCTGTAATACTATACGATAATCCAGTTCTGATGGCAGCTACTTTTCTTTTTATTTTTGATAAAGTGGGGCCACCCTCTTGTTGTGAACCCCAAGTATATTGATATTCATTCCCTCTAAAATCTATTGCTCGTTCTCCAGCCCAACTATATGCCCAGGCTACGGTATCATTTACCGCACGGTTTCTTTTTCCGTACAATCCATTTATAGTTAGTGCTAATCCTTTTGTAAATAGATTTTTCTTTTGGTAGCTTAGGTTTGCCAGAAGAGCATCTGATTCTAGAAATCTATCTTTATAGGGAGTAATGGTCATAAAAGCACCGTGTTGCACTTCTTTATAATCATCAGAACCTGTTAATCCTATAAAAAACTGATCGGCCCATGACACATTGGTATAACCAAAGTGCACCATTCCGCCTGTAGATCTATACGCATCATTAAACCTTCTAGCGGTGATAGGTGTTTGTACACCTCCAATACCGGTAACTAAAACACTTCTTCCAGATACTTTATAGTCATTATCAGAATGATTATGAAAAAATGAACCTTTTACAGTAAAACCTGATTTATCAAAACGATATACCCCATTGACGCTAGTCTGTAAAGTGTTGAAAGAACCATATGACGCTGATGCATTAAGGTGATTTTTAATTTCATCATGCAGTACTATATTGATGGCGCCACCTAAGGCGTCATCAGCCAAATGCCCAGGAACTACGCCTTTATAGACCTCAATGTTTTTAATCATGGAAGGCGGAATACTATTTAAATTAAAAGAAGAACCATAAGTGGAACTAGGAATACCATTTATAAAAATTCTTATGGAGCTACCCGATAATCCATTTAGACTGTAAGTTACATCAGAGCCTAAACCTCCATTTTGACGAATTTTTACTCCAACGGTAGTATTTAACAATTCGTTGGTCTGAATGTTTCGGATACTGGCTTCTTCTGTTTTGACAACGTTCACGGCATACCCTGCCGTTTCTAACTTTGTCTCTTTGCTTTGGCCGTTTACCACCACTTCACTCAGTTCATTAGTTTTTCTTGTGACAGTGGTGGTCATTGAAGTTTTTTCTTGAGTTATAGTAATAGAGACCGTCTTTTTATACGCTTCGATAGTAGAAATAAGAATGTCGTAAGTGCCATATTTTAGGTACTCTATTTCAAATTTTCCATCAAAATCGGTTATGGCACTGTAAGTTGTACCTACAACTTTGATGTGCGCATTGATTACGGGTGTATTATCCTCTAATAGAATTAGTCCAGATAGTTCCCCTGTTTGGGAAAACCCAAAATGACAAAATAAAAAAGTTAAAACAATAGTTGGTATGCGCATTTATTTAGACTAATTAAAAATAATAATGTAAAACTATTCATTTATTTAGACTAATTCCAAATAAAATCTAAAAATTTTTAACATTTAAAGATGTGTTTGGCTTCTTTTAATTTTAAGTTGCTTTAAATAAGATGTTTATGGTGGAGTAGTGGACGTAATTTTTTGCTACGAATAACGAGTCTTGATGTTTTTTTTTGAGCGTAATAAAAAAGCCATTAAAATAAATCTTAATAGATTATTTTAATGGCTTAGTAGATTTAAAATCTCTAAAAAATTCAAGTAATACGAGCTGCTATTTCTCTGGTAAATCTACTCGGTTTACTGTAAATTCCATCTCAGATATGTCTGCTGTAACTTCATTTATTCTAGAATTGGTGTAATATAATTGGTTGTTGTAAATGCTAAAGGTATCAGCCCATTTTACCTTATCACCTTCAACTAGAATATGTATGCTCCCATCTGTCTTGCGATACATGATTTTATTATTTTCTAAATCGGCATAATATAGATTGCCATTTTCATCAAAAATCATCCCGTCAGGAGCAGATGTTTTAGCTTCTAAGGTAACCGCTTTTTCAAGATCAAGTTCATCCTCAAAAACTAATGCTTGCGTTGGTATGCTATATAAGCTATACCCGGTAAGGGCGTGGTAATATAATTTGTCATTTTTTGTATCTAAAGCTATGCCATCAGAATTTACGGTGTTTGTCCATTTACCATTGGCGAAATTTAAAAAACTTTGCTCTGCTGCTGTAGAGGTATGGTCATCTAAAACTCTACGAAACGTTTCTGTTTTTAAGTCTAAGATGACAAGACCAGAATTTCCGGAATCTGTAAAATAGATTTTATTATTCTTTTTGTCTACGCGTAAATCATTGATATAGGAATTAGGATGATATGCCGATTCACTTAAAACATAAGTATGTTCTAATGCATTTGTGTTTAGGTTAAAAACAAATACTCGAGGAGCATCCAGTACTTCTTGAAAAAGCGGACTTCTAGTGTCCAAAATATATACTTTATCTTCAAAGGCAACTACAGATTGCACGCCAATAAATTTTTGCGCTTCTACCTTATCCCCAATCTCCCAAGAGTTCCATTCTTTATTAGGAAACGGGGTTTCAATACCTTTACTTAATTCTACCACTGAATTTGTGACCCCTTTTCTCCATCTCGGAAAATTCACAAAAATTCGCCCCGTATCGCTCAAAGTAACACCTGTAACCTGCTGTCCTGTAAACGAAGCTACTGCTGTAATCTCTGGAGTTTTAGTTGTACTTGATATTTCCTTTGGTTCCTTTGTGCTTTGCTTACAAGAAACGAAGAGTAGAGCGGCTAAAAATGGATAAAGAATGGGTTTCATTGTCTTGATTTTAATTTGTGATTAATTATATTTTCTTAAAAATTGTAGTCGCATTGTGACCACCAAATCCAAAGGTATTACTCATGGCTATGGTAACATTATGGGGGATAGCTTCCTTCATTACAATTGGCATACCTGCGGGAATTTCAGGATCTAATGTTGTTGTATTAATGGTAGGAGGTATAATATTGTGCTGTATAGCTTTTATTGCTAATATAGCTTCTATTGCACCAGCAGCACCAAGTAAATGTCCCGTCATAGATTTTGTGGCACTTATTTTAAGGGTATCAAAACTATTGTTGAAGGTAGTCGCTACAGCTTTAACCTCGCTAATATCTCCAACAGGAGTAGAGGTTGCATGCGTATTTAAGTAATTAACAGCATCAGGGTTTATGTTAGCCTCCTCCATTGCCAGTTGCATGGCTTTAATAGCTCCTAAGCCTTCTGGGTGTGTTGCAGATATATGATAAGCATCATCCGTCATTGCGGCACCAACAACTTCAGCATAGATGGTAGCCCCACGTTTTTTAGCATGCTCATATTCTTCTAAGATTAAGGCACCAGCACCTTCGCCCATGACAAAACCACTTCTGTCTACATCAAATGGTCTAGAAGCTCCTTCTGCATTATCATTAGCAGTAGATAAAGCTTTCATTGCGTTGAATCCTCCAATAGAGGCTTCAGTTATGGGAGATTCTGAACCCCCGGTAACCATAACCTTGGCTTTGTTTAAACGGATGTAATTAAAAGCATCCATAATAGCAGAACTAGAAGATGCACAAGCAGAAACAGCCGTATAATTAATACCCATTAAACCATATTTCATCGCAATTAATCCAGAAGCCATATTTGATAATAGCTTCGGAATAAAAAACGGACTAAAGCGTGGGTTTTTATTGCCTTCTACATAATTTTTAACTTCATCTTCGAAAGTTTGCATGCCTCCTTGGCCCGTTCCCCAAATAACGCCAATATCAAAAGGAGACATTTTGCTAATATCCAAGCCACTATCTTCCATTGCTTCGGCAACACTGTATAGTGCGTATTGCGTAAAAAGATCACTTCTTTTTATTTGATTGCGATCTAAATATTTTTTAGGATCAAAATCTTTAAGTTCAGCAGCAAATTTTGTTTTAAATAAGGAGGTATCAAATTTGGTGATTTTTGATGCACCACTTTGTCCGTTAATAGCATTTTTCCAAAATGTATCTACGGAGTTTCCTATTGGAGTTAACGCTCCTAAACCAGTAATGACTACTCTTTTCATAGTTTTTTTTTAGTTTTTAATTTGCTGCCTAAGTGTTATTTTGCTTCTAAAAGCTCTGTTAGCACTTGTTTATATACAGCTACAGGTTGTGCACCTGTAAGTGCGCTTTTTCTATTAAAGACTACAGTAGGTACAGAGTTTACTCCCAAACTTTTCCAGTACTCTTCTTCAGATTTTACCTTAGCACGTATCTCTTCATTATCTAATAATGTAAAA encodes:
- a CDS encoding TonB-dependent receptor domain-containing protein, which codes for MRIPTIVLTFLFCHFGFSQTGELSGLILLEDNTPVINAHIKVVGTTYSAITDFDGKFEIEYLKYGTYDILISTIEAYKKTVSITITQEKTSMTTTVTRKTNELSEVVVNGQSKETKLETAGYAVNVVKTEEASIRNIQTNELLNTTVGVKIRQNGGLGSDVTYSLNGLSGSSIRIFINGIPSSTYGSSFNLNSIPPSMIKNIEVYKGVVPGHLADDALGGAINIVLHDEIKNHLNASASYGSFNTLQTSVNGVYRFDKSGFTVKGSFFHNHSDNDYKVSGRSVLVTGIGGVQTPITARRFNDAYRSTGGMVHFGYTNVSWADQFFIGLTGSDDYKEVQHGAFMTITPYKDRFLESDALLANLSYQKKNLFTKGLALTINGLYGKRNRAVNDTVAWAYSWAGERAIDFRGNEYQYTWGSQQEGGPTLSKIKRKVAAIRTGLSYSITDHHKVLLNHVYSGIDREDSDALQSVLENTFIGTRDLHKNIFSLTYELTALDDQLKASVFGKHYQQKTISIDPEIEADEDGNDRVVDETITSINAYQGYGFASSYAIAPNITLLASAEKAIRLPDETEVFGNDGDNVVANPNIRPEISNNYNLGFRFGSFKIKKHEFTIATNLFTRNIKDRIGLPIETSLNVDDELIVYVNQGNAKSKGIDAQLNYSYNNNLGFNFNISRFDLTTETTAGTAFDIPNTPFFTMNGSLRYSFKNFIQQKSNLNLFYTLYFTDEFSYLVSQGSNTVGDDFFKVPQQVVQDLGLSYAFPGNKFVVSFDIKNIVDKPVYDNLSVQKPGRAFYLKINYTLDKL
- a CDS encoding L-dopachrome tautomerase-related protein, with translation MKPILYPFLAALLFVSCKQSTKEPKEISSTTKTPEITAVASFTGQQVTGVTLSDTGRIFVNFPRWRKGVTNSVVELSKGIETPFPNKEWNSWEIGDKVEAQKFIGVQSVVAFEDKVYILDTRSPLFQEVLDAPRVFVFNLNTNALEHTYVLSESAYHPNSYINDLRVDKKNNKIYFTDSGNSGLVILDLKTETFRRVLDDHTSTAAEQSFLNFANGKWTNTVNSDGIALDTKNDKLYYHALTGYSLYSIPTQALVFEDELDLEKAVTLEAKTSAPDGMIFDENGNLYYADLENNKIMYRKTDGSIHILVEGDKVKWADTFSIYNNQLYYTNSRINEVTADISEMEFTVNRVDLPEK
- the fabF gene encoding beta-ketoacyl-ACP synthase II, whose translation is MKRVVITGLGALTPIGNSVDTFWKNAINGQSGASKITKFDTSLFKTKFAAELKDFDPKKYLDRNQIKRSDLFTQYALYSVAEAMEDSGLDISKMSPFDIGVIWGTGQGGMQTFEDEVKNYVEGNKNPRFSPFFIPKLLSNMASGLIAMKYGLMGINYTAVSACASSSSAIMDAFNYIRLNKAKVMVTGGSESPITEASIGGFNAMKALSTANDNAEGASRPFDVDRSGFVMGEGAGALILEEYEHAKKRGATIYAEVVGAAMTDDAYHISATHPEGLGAIKAMQLAMEEANINPDAVNYLNTHATSTPVGDISEVKAVATTFNNSFDTLKISATKSMTGHLLGAAGAIEAILAIKAIQHNIIPPTINTTTLDPEIPAGMPIVMKEAIPHNVTIAMSNTFGFGGHNATTIFKKI